One region of Flavobacterium sp. KACC 22763 genomic DNA includes:
- a CDS encoding cytochrome ubiquinol oxidase subunit I — MEEMLFYDRMQFAFTITFHYLFPQLTMGLSLIIVYFKWKYLKTQDEQYNHATHFWMKIFALNFAMGVVTGIPMEFQFGTNWAKFSELTGGIIGQTLAMEGMFSFFLESSFLGLFLFGEKLLGHKWHFVTGLLIMIGSWASGFLIIATHSWMQNPVGYEILENGKFVLNNFQALFLNPWLWPSYLHNQAASLVTSSFVVAGIGAFYILSKKNVSFGKLFLKTGVIFGLISSIIVAVPTGDLAAKNVVKYQPVTFAAMEGIFHTEKKGSEIVLIGQPDVKDKKLDNKIAVPNILSFLTYGNWDQEIQGLDQFEEDLHPTNISGLYYAYHIMVGLGTVFIGLMVISLFQLIRGKLFETKWLLWSLMFMMPFPYIANTTGWYTAELGRQPWLVYNLMRTAAGASPTVSSGNTLFTLLGFIGLYLLLGMLFLLLVGKIINKGPHHVELSTEKI, encoded by the coding sequence ATTACTTTTCATTACCTTTTTCCGCAACTTACAATGGGTCTTTCGTTGATCATTGTGTACTTCAAGTGGAAATATCTAAAAACTCAAGACGAACAATACAATCACGCCACCCATTTTTGGATGAAAATCTTTGCCCTCAATTTTGCAATGGGCGTTGTGACGGGAATTCCGATGGAGTTTCAGTTTGGAACCAACTGGGCAAAATTCTCCGAATTGACAGGAGGAATCATCGGTCAGACCTTGGCAATGGAGGGAATGTTTTCTTTCTTTCTCGAATCTTCTTTCCTTGGTTTATTTTTATTTGGAGAAAAACTTCTTGGGCATAAATGGCATTTTGTAACCGGATTATTAATTATGATAGGTTCTTGGGCCAGCGGATTTTTAATCATTGCCACACATTCTTGGATGCAGAACCCTGTGGGGTATGAAATCTTGGAAAACGGAAAATTTGTATTGAATAACTTTCAAGCATTATTCTTAAATCCTTGGCTTTGGCCTTCTTATCTGCACAATCAAGCCGCTTCATTGGTGACAAGTTCTTTTGTTGTTGCCGGAATTGGAGCTTTCTATATTTTAAGCAAAAAGAATGTTTCTTTCGGGAAATTGTTCTTGAAAACAGGAGTAATCTTCGGATTGATTTCAAGCATTATTGTGGCGGTTCCAACGGGAGATTTGGCTGCTAAAAATGTGGTGAAATATCAACCTGTGACTTTTGCTGCAATGGAAGGGATTTTTCATACCGAAAAGAAAGGTTCTGAAATTGTCTTAATCGGACAGCCAGACGTAAAAGACAAAAAACTGGATAATAAAATTGCCGTTCCAAATATTCTGAGTTTCCTGACTTACGGAAATTGGGATCAGGAAATTCAAGGCTTAGATCAGTTTGAAGAAGACTTGCATCCGACCAATATTTCGGGATTGTATTATGCTTATCATATTATGGTCGGACTCGGGACTGTGTTTATCGGATTGATGGTAATTTCTCTTTTCCAATTAATAAGAGGGAAACTTTTTGAAACCAAATGGCTTTTATGGTCTTTGATGTTTATGATGCCATTTCCGTACATCGCCAATACAACAGGCTGGTACACGGCAGAATTAGGAAGACAACCTTGGCTAGTTTATAATTTAATGCGAACAGCTGCTGGAGCTTCGCCAACAGTTTCTTCTGGAAATACGTTATTTACATTGTTGGGTTTTATCGGTTTATACCTTTTGCTGGGAATGCTGTTTTTGCTTTTGGTTGGAAAAATTATCAATAAAGGGCCGCATCATGTGGAACTTTCAACAGAAAAAATATAA